GGGGGCGGCTGAGCGAGGCGGGACTCGATCCCGCACGGCCCGCGGTCGTGGCCTCCGCGGGGGTCACGATGTACCTCAGCCAGGACGCGGTCACGGCCACCTTCCGGCTGGTCGCCGGGCTGGCCCCGGGCTCGACGTTCGTCACGACCTTCCTGCGGCCCGTCGAGGACGTGGAGCCGGAGCAGCAGGCGCAGCTGCGGGTGGCGATGGAGGGCGCCCGCGCGGCGGGCACCCCCTTCCTCAGCTTCTACCGGCCCGCACGGATACTCGCCCTGGCCCGCGAGGCGGGCTTCCACCAGGCCCGCCATGTGTCGGCGGCGGACCTGGAGAAGCGGTACTTCACCGAGCGCACGGACGGCCTGCGGCCCTCACGCGGGGAAGAGCTGCTCGTCGCCACGGTCTGACGGCGGTACGGCAGCGGCTACGGCAGCATCGGGTAGCTGCCCGTGTTGGTCGGCGCGTGTTCCGGGAGCCACAGGACCGCCACCGCGCCCTCCGCCGGCACATGGTCCGGGGATCCGGCCGGGCGGACGTTGCGGAAGGTCAGCCGGGCGCCCAGCACCCGCGCCTGGCCGGCCGCGATCGTCAGGCCGAGACCGTGCCCGTGGCCCGACCGGTCGCTGCTGCCGGTGCGGAAGCGGCTCGGGCCGTCGGCCAGCAGGTCGGCGGGGAAGCCGGGCCCGTGGTCGCGGACGCGGATCACCCGGCCCTCGACGGTGACCTGGATCGGCGGCTTGCCGTGCCGGGCGGCGTTGGCGAGCAGGTTGAACAGGACGCGCTCCAGGCGGCGCGGGTCGGTCGTGACCATCGACTCGTGCACCACCCGCACCTCGATGTCCGGGTCCTTCGCCGCCACCCGCCGGGTGACGAACTCGCCCAGCAGGAGGTCCTGCAGCTCGGCCCGCTCGGAGGCCCCGTCCAGCCGGGCCACCTCCAGGACGTCCTCGACGAGGGTGCGCATCGCCTTGGCGCGGTCCAGGACCAGCTCGGTGGGGCGGCCGGGCGGCAGCAGCTCGGCCGCCGTCAGCAGACCCGTCACCGGCGTGCGCAGTTCGTGCGCGATGTCCGCCGTGACCCGGCGCTCCGCCTCCAGGCGCTGCTGCAGCGCGTCCGCCATGGCGTCCACGGCGCTGGCCAGGTCGTCGGTCTCGTCCCGGACCACACCGCCGATCGCGGCCCGCACGCGCACGTCCGTCTCGCCCTTGGCGACCTGGTTCGCGGCGGCCGCCGCCTTGCGCAGCCGGCGCGAGAACTGGCCGCCGATGAGCACGCCGAGCGCGCTGCCGCCGAGGACGACCGCGATGGACCCGATGACCAGCGCCTGGTCGAGGTCCTTGAGGATGTCCGTGCTGCGGTCGGTGAACCCCGTGTGCAGGGACAGCACATGGCCGTCCTTGACGGGGACGGCGGCCCAGATGTCCGGCACGCCGCTGTGCCGCTCGGTGACGTACGTGGCCCGCCGGCCCTCGTCGACCTTCTCCCGCAGCGCCCTCGGCAGATCGGGGTCGTCCCGCTGGAGGTTCGGGAAGTTCAGCCGGCCGGACAGTTCGTAGTTGCGCTGGGCGATCTGCAGCCGCTCGTCGGCGAGGTCGCGCGCGTTGTCCAGCATCGACACCCGGGCCGCGTTGTGCACGACCAGGCTGAGCGTGATCGCGATCAGCGCACCGACCAGCGCGATGGCGGCGCTGAGCTTCCAGCGCAGGCCGGTACGGATACCGCCCGCCTCACGTGTCCCCGGGCTCCGGAAGGTCCCCCGCATGTCCGTCGCCGTCCCCGTTCAGGCCTTCAACTTGTAGCCGAAGCCGCGGACCGTCTCGATCCGGTCCTGGCCGATCTTCGTACGCAGCCGCTGTACATGGACGTCGACCACGCGCGTGTCCCCGCCCCAGCCGTAGTCCCATACGCGCTCCAGCAGCTTGTCGCGGGAGAGGACCGTGCCCGGCGCCGAGGAGAACTCCAGGAGCAGCCGCATCTCGGTCGGGGTGAGCGCCACCGGCTGCCCGGCCCGGCGCACCTCCATGCCCTCGGTGTCGATCTCCAGTTCGCCGAAGGTCAGCACCCCGCCGGACATCCCGTCGGCGCCCTCGTCGGGCTTCTCGCCGCCGCCGGCGTGACCGAAGCGCCGCAACACCGCGCGGATCCGGGCGACCAGCACGGCGCCGTCGAACGGCTTGGTCACGTAGTCGTCGGCGCCCGCCTCCAGGCCGAGGACCACGTCGATCGAGTCGGCGCGCGCCGACAGCATGATCACCGGCACGGTCGACTCGTCGCGGATACGACGGCACAGGCTGACCCCGTCGAGTCCGGGCACCATGACGTCGAGCAGCGCGATGTCCGGGCGGTTCGCCCGGAACGCCTCCAGCCCCGACAGGCCGTCGGGCATCGCGGTGACCGCGAAGCCGTCCCGCTCCAGGGCGAGCTGGGTGGCCTCGCGGATGACGTCGTCGTCCTCGACGAACAGGACGTGGGTCTGGTCTGCCATCCCGGTGCTCTCAGTTCTTGTCTCGGTCGTGGTGGAGGTGTACGGCCTGCTGCAGATGAATCGTTCCGCGGGGGCCGATCGGTTCACTCGTCCTCGCGGCGAGGCCGACCCTACGACGAGGGCGACGCGCCGCCTCCGACCGCGTTGCTGTAGTCGTTGCGCGTGTGGAACCGCTCGGTGAAGCGGCCCGATGACCAGCTGTACGTCGTCACGATCTCGCCGGACGGGCTCGACACCGGGTCACCCTTCTCGTACACCTGCTTGGTCACCACCAGGTCGCCGCGGTCGATCTCCGCGTAGACCGGGGGTTCCTCGGCCTGGAACACATTCTCGTACCGGCCGCCCTGCCGGCGATACACGTACGAGCCCACGCCCACCGCGTCCCCGCAGGTCAGCACATTGACGACGACGTCGTCGGCCGCTCCTCCGGTGAGATCCCCGTACGACACGTCGACCGGGTACTCGTCGGCCACGCACGGCTTCAGCTCGCGCTTGACCTCCGCCGAGACCGTGGGGTCGTCCTTGACGAGCTTGACCGCGTCCACCCGCTTGGCGGCCTTCGACGGGGCAGGGCTGCTGGACGAGGGCGTGGCGGCGGCGCCCGCGACCGAGTCCGCGTGCGCCGGACCCTCGTCACGGGCGCCGGTGCCGCCCGTTGCGCAGGCGGACGCCAAAAGCCCGACGGCGGCGAGCACGGCCACCGCCGTGCACGCCGCCCGAAGGTTCCCCCGGCCCGGTTCGGGCCCGGCGGGGGTCAGACCGCGCAACGCTCCCGCTCCTCATGCTCCAGCGCGCGTGCGTCCAGGTCGCGGCTCTCCAGCTCCTCGCGGAGCCGGGCGAGCGCCCGGTGCAGCGTGCTCTTGACCGTGCCGGCCGACATGCCGAGGGCGGCGGCCGTCTCCTCCGTGGACATCTGCTCCCAGTGTCGCA
The sequence above is drawn from the Streptomyces sp. SLBN-31 genome and encodes:
- the cseC gene encoding two-component system sensor histidine kinase CseC; this encodes MRGTFRSPGTREAGGIRTGLRWKLSAAIALVGALIAITLSLVVHNAARVSMLDNARDLADERLQIAQRNYELSGRLNFPNLQRDDPDLPRALREKVDEGRRATYVTERHSGVPDIWAAVPVKDGHVLSLHTGFTDRSTDILKDLDQALVIGSIAVVLGGSALGVLIGGQFSRRLRKAAAAANQVAKGETDVRVRAAIGGVVRDETDDLASAVDAMADALQQRLEAERRVTADIAHELRTPVTGLLTAAELLPPGRPTELVLDRAKAMRTLVEDVLEVARLDGASERAELQDLLLGEFVTRRVAAKDPDIEVRVVHESMVTTDPRRLERVLFNLLANAARHGKPPIQVTVEGRVIRVRDHGPGFPADLLADGPSRFRTGSSDRSGHGHGLGLTIAAGQARVLGARLTFRNVRPAGSPDHVPAEGAVAVLWLPEHAPTNTGSYPMLP
- the cseB gene encoding two-component system response regulator CseB; its protein translation is MADQTHVLFVEDDDVIREATQLALERDGFAVTAMPDGLSGLEAFRANRPDIALLDVMVPGLDGVSLCRRIRDESTVPVIMLSARADSIDVVLGLEAGADDYVTKPFDGAVLVARIRAVLRRFGHAGGGEKPDEGADGMSGGVLTFGELEIDTEGMEVRRAGQPVALTPTEMRLLLEFSSAPGTVLSRDKLLERVWDYGWGGDTRVVDVHVQRLRTKIGQDRIETVRGFGYKLKA